The window gagaaaggactcaaataaagaaaatcacaaataagaaaggaaaaacaacagtCAACACTACAAAAATACAGttagaagataatattatgaacaactatatgcaacaaattggacactctgagaaaaatggacaaattcctagaaacacaaaaactaccaaaactgaaacaggaagatacataaaatctgaaaacagaaagaaatcaaatcagtaagaaaaaaaaaaatctcccccaacACAAGGGTTCAGGGCCAGAGGGCTTCCctgatgaattctaccatccATTTAAGGAAGAGGTAATATGTATTCTCCTCGAATTATtacaaaaagtacaaaagaaggaaaacgtACCAATTCATCttatgaggccatcattaccctgataccaacacCAGATAAAGCCTCCACCAAAACCGAAAACTgccggggcgcctgcgtggctcggtaggtttactgtccaactcttaattttggattAGGACATTATCTTGCGGcgcgtgggttcgagtcccacattggccCGTGCATTGACAGTGTGGGGCACggccaggattctctctctccctgtctctctgcccctccctcacttttatgtactctatctaaggaaggaaataaacatttaaaaatatgttaaaaatttttaaataaaactgcagacCAACAGCCTGATGAGTATGTATGCAGAAATTCTCATTCAAATACCTTCAAACTAAAGTCAACAATACATGAATAGAATCatttaccataatcaagtgggatatattcccgggctgcaagggtggttccacattcacagatcaatcaacatgatgcaccacagtaatggaagaaaggataagaacagtATGATGCTTTTCACAAATGCAGGAAAACCATTTGACGAAATGtcacacccattcatgataaaaaccctcagcaaagtacaTTGAGACTCAACCTACCTGCAAATCATAAAGGTCATCTAGGAAAAACCCACAACTCgtctcatcctcaatggggaaacattGAAAGTGTTTCCTccaaggtcagggacaagacagggatgacccctctcaccactattattccaCATAGTacaggaagtcctagccacagcagtcagacaaaacaagaaacgaggcatccaaattggcaaggaaggaGCAGAACTTTCGCTGTTTGGAACGGACATGATGCTCTCTATACACAACAGGAAAGACTCCAATGAAAATTGCTAGGATCGATATACGAATTCGACAAAtcacaatatacagaaatcaatgtacagaaatctattgcatttctgtaGACGAATgaattaacagaaagagaaagtaagggatCCATCCCATTGACAGTTGCACCAAATACCCCAAGATACCTagaatgaacctaaccaaagaggtgaaagacctgtactctaaaggctgtgaaacactgatgaaagaaatggaagaggacacaaggaaaaggaaacatatttCACCCTCATGGATGGGAAGcagaaaatactgttaaaatgtctacactcctcaaaacaatctacatatgtaatgaaatccctatcacaCTAACAAAACCATTTGTCACAGAACTACAACAAGTAATCCCaagatttgtatggaacgacAAAGActccaaacaacaaaaacaaaattgaagaagaaaactaaagctggaggcatcacaattccagatttcaggttatattaaaaagctgtacAGAACAGAACAGTATGGTCCTGgccaaaaacaacaacatcaacaacaacaacaacaacaacaacaacaacaacacagatgCAGAGATCAATAGAACGGAAACGCAGAAATGAACtcacacctatatggtcaattaattctcaACACAGCAGGAAAGCATaccaatggaaaagaagagatagtctggggacacgtgggtggctgcAAAGCGTGTGATTGTGggttcagctcagggcatgatctcagggcagtgcagagcatgcgtgggattctcagtccccatttctctctgcccctcttctgcattctctctgtctctcaaaaataaatacatacacttaaaaaaatctcctcaacatatggttttggaaaaactagacagcaacctgcgaaacaaaacaagaccaacaacggaccaccttcttacaacatacacaaaagtaaatccAACACGGATAAAGACCTATgggtgaaacctgaaaccataaaaatcccagaggataaTGAACACAGGCAGTATCTCATTTGACATTGGCTGTACAAACGTCTTTGTAGATCTATCTCCTGAGTtgagggaaacacaagcaaaaataatgggacttcgtaaaaataaaaagcttctgtcaccaaggaaatagtcaacaaaactaaaacacctacaagaataatatttgtaaacgacatctgataaagggttagtgtccaaaacatataaagttaTACAGCACCCCAAAAAGGAGATCcggttaaaaatgggcagaagacacgaacggacattttcccaaggaagacatacacatggccaaagccatgtgaaaagatgctcaacaatactgatcttcaggaaaatacaattcaaaagtacAACGAGATAACACATCACATCCGTCAGAATGACTGAAATCAATGAATgatgaaacagcaggtgttgccaaggatgtgaggaaagagaatccctctgcactgtgggtaggaatgcagactggtgcagccacactggaaaacatcACGgagattcatcaaaaaaaaaaaaaaaaaaaaggaactagctTACGATTCAGCAATTTCACCACGAGGTATttccacaaagaatacaaaaataatccttcaaagggatacatgcaccctgatgttggcagcagcattttctacaacagccaaattacggaaactTCCCGAGCAtccatccatcaactgatgaatcaGTTGAGATGTAGTGTAtggaatgtaatattatttagccgtaaaaacaggaaatcttgtcatttgccacGAGGTGGAGGAGCGACAGAATGTTATGCTGGGTGAAAAATgcctgtcagagaaagacgaatatcaGGTGATTTCACTAACAcgtggaaatgaaacaaaacaaaggggcggggggggggtgggaaggacccAGTGACAAACAGACTCTTCACTGGGAAACAAACTGCGGGCTTCCACAGCgagggggggaatgggtgaaacagctgCTGGGGATGAAGAATGCAcctgggatgagcaccaggtgacaCGTGCAAGTGTTACTCTCTAtcggacacctgaaactaatattacgctaGGTCTTCACtcatggaatttaaattaaaaggtcACATAAGGTTAATGACACCTACCTAccaggttttctgtagttttcaatcaCTTCACTAGGTTGGAAAAATAaccatgacatttttaaaaagcatgtatgaTGTGGCGGACAGTTTGTGCCCTTACCTCCGTCTCTGGTTCCAGCAGGACGCAGAAACTGGGTCCCAGCTCATTCTTCTAGAAGGTCGTGAGAGGAGCATTTGATGTATTCACGTCCTAACGGAATGCGGCTCCCGTTCCTCGGAATTTCCGTCAGGGTTTCTTCCCGGAAACGAGCCTGAATCGGGAACAAACCATCGACTGCATCGATGAGGTGATGTCGTGGGACCCCGCAATCCATGAGTCCTTCAGTAGAATATGTCTTGTTCAAATACTGTCcgggaaggggaggaatgaaaCACGGGAGCTGCCCAGCAGCCAGCTTGCCCAGGgaagccacccagcgccccctccTCAGCACTCAGTACAACAAGGCAGCTCCTCTCTGGCGACTCGGGAGATGCCAAGTTGCTGCAAAGCTCCCAAGGTCTCCCCTGGGGTGGGCGGCAGAACGCGCTGGAAAGGCAGCTCTACTCTCTGTCCTGTGTCCTGTGTCCTCTGGGAGCCACAGGGACCCTTCCTGCTCGGAGGTGTCCTGGGTCAGAAAAGCCGATggtgcgccctctgctggccatcaCTGTCCAGGCAGAGGAACCCGCCCCTCCGGGTGTGTGGTGCTCGAGCTCTCTCTGCTGGCCACCATGGGAATTCCTGCAATGTTGAAgaccctggtggctcagctgaggGACCGAAGGTGCTCTGGGCAACTAAGCCTGTTCTCCACACTGGGAAAGGTTTAGTGATGGGGCCTGGGacacaaagaaatcttttccttctcctttcttgtgaGTGGAGAATGAAACCGAATTTATTAACGTAATGACATCATTTGTAATGCTCTAAGCAATGTTCCCAGAAAAATAGACCGCCAAATGACACATGCTGAACAAGAGGTCATGGTGTTGACCACCTAAGTGTTTAGGTTAGATAAAGAATggacacctttgagagagagataccggcttccagctatggaatgaatgaacCTAGGGATACAAGGGACAGCCAAAGAAAGAGAGTCCATCCTGTAATAATACTGTGGCATGCTTTCACAggatagctacacttgtgctTAAGAACAACATAATTTATAGACATATGGAAGGACTACAATGTATGCCTAAAACGAATACAACAAATGTGTGaagaatatttcaattaaaagtcGACATCCTTTATgctatctttaatttctctttctttgccaaTAAACTATCATTCCTGGGGCGCTTCGGCGGCTTacttggttaagggtccgacttccactaggtcatgatcttgcagcccatgagtttgagccccgcgtcaggctctatcctgacagctcagagcctggagcctgcctcagattcagtatctcccactctctcccccatccccagctcgGGCTCtctcataaaaggaaaagaaacattaaaaatgaaaaatcattcctAATTTAGAATCTGTGACATTCCGTCTATACCAGATTCTCCAACATGACCATCTTGATGTTTAGAACTTATCTGAAAAGTCACTAATAATATCTGATGACACATATGTGACAAGGTCAGCATGCAACTTACAGGCAGCTGCACATCTGTTGTGAATTTACGACACGCATCCGTGGCTTATATTTCCAATGAAATGTGCTTTAGGGATACGGGTGGATGAAATAATGTCCATCAGTCATGTAGGTCAATTTCCTACAGGATCATCATGCCTTCAATTAGTCATTGCCAtctcttcaaaatgaaaagaaagctgggaaaaGGAATTCTTTGAAGGATGTAAGAGAAGACTATGGTGTTTTAAAGGGTTCACCTACCTTCTGGAATCCTCAGATTGGTTGTGGACAGGAGGATAGCAACCCACGATTTGGATGCACACCGCTCGTTCCAGAGGGAGAATATGGACCTTCTTGTCAAATCCTTTTTATCACTATCAGCAGTTCAACTCTGCCAGGTCCAGACTGCCGGACCTGGGGGCAACACAATGCCTCACGCCTGGGTTCAGAACATGAGGAACGCCAGCTGGTGGCGGGAGGGGGGGAATcccacagggcctggggcagtgagGCAGATGACCCCGGGACACCTCCCCACAGGGCGGGCTCTGGAGTTTACCTGCCAAAGAGCAGCACACTCTCCCTGAAGACATCCTTCTCCATGACAGAACATAACGCTGAGCCCCGCAATTCCAGGAGAACTGACGGATGCCCATCTTTTCAATTGCAATGGCCTCTGCAGAGCTTGGCCCCAGGGACGTTGGAGTCTTAGAGTCATGAGACTATGATGCCCATGATACCAGCCCTTTCTGCCCCAACACTCAGAGCCACTTCCcacatcccctctcccctggcccatcTCGCCCCGTCCACATACCTGGACCACGTCTCCACCTTTCTCCTTgtacttcctctctgtctctgtttctctctaaccacacctctctgtgtttcttcctttcactctctcGGTCTTGCCCCATCCCCCTATCACTCATCCAGTTTCTCTCTCCTTACCTGTCTCTTTGTCCACCTCTCCCCAGGCTTCAGGCTATCTGCTCTGTGCATGCAGCCCTGTCCAGGAGCACAGGGcactcctgtctctgtctctctcgtcaTGTTTTGTCCCAGGCCCTGATCACAATGGAGGAGAATCCCCCGTACAGCAGCTGCTCATGTTGACATTTGCTAGAGCAATGCTGCCAGCATGTGGACAGCCGGACATTTACCCTTGGTGGCCCAGCCAGGACCCAAAAGCTGCTGGAGGGCTGGCTGCTTCCTTAAGCTGGAAGGAAAAAGGGGCTCACAGGGTTCAGGGTCCCTGATGTAGATTGGATTGGCTGATGTAGAAGGAGCCGTAGGCTTACACCCAACTCTCCTGGGTGGTGTCGAAGGAACCTATCTCAGACCATggacctctgccctccccatgccTCAATACGGCATCAGGGGGAGCTTTAGGGGACACCGTGTGACTCGCCACAGAAATTGCGTCATTTGCCCCCTTGGAGGCCACCTGGATGGGTGCTATTGGTGGCAGCTGGGAAGGTGAGCTGTGAAGCCGGGTTTGTCCACTCAGGATGGGGCGGAGGCCTGGGGACGGGGGCACTGCGCCATGTGCGGGGGTCCGTCCGTGGCCCTGACGGCCGGGCCAACGTGGGGAAGAGACGTGACTGCACTGGCCGGAAGCGGGGCAGGGTGGGTGGACAGCACCCCGGGCCGGGCCTGCCACGGGCTCTGCGGCCTCTGGTGCTCAGACGTGTCGTGAGAAGCGCAGTCAGCCGGGGGTGGGCGGCCAGGATGGCAGTCTGGCCTCCCGGGTGTGTGATGGGAaccggctccccacccccctgcacacactctgccTGACACCCGGCTGCCTTTcttccccatcctccacccccaccccccaatggAACGCTGCCCAAGCCACCCACCCACTTCCTGTGGCCAATGGATAAAGGACCTCAGGGGCCCCCAGAGCAGAGACCCGTGGAGCCTGGCAAGGTAGGGGCGCTGTCCCCTCTCACACAGCTGCAGAGGCCCCTGGCCCCCTCCGGCCCTGAGCTGTCCCTCCgtgccctctctctttgcagATGCTGTGGCTGTTGCTTCTGACCCCCTTCTTCTCGGGGACCTGCGTCGCGGGGAGCCCAGGTGAGTCCTGACCCCACGGGGGTCCTCCCTTCCCAGAGGCTCCTGTAACCTTGTCTCCAGTTCCAGTCGCTGGGGGGCCTTGGGGCTGCCTGTCCGTGCCCTCGGGGGAGGCCTAGGTGGGGACGGGGCTCGGCCCTGGGCCCCGAGGcccggcctccctcccccctcatgttgcttcccagcctccctccctgaaAACGAGCTGGTGGGCATCGTCGGGGGCCACAATGCCCCCCAGGGGAAGTGGCCGTGGCAGGTCAGCCTGAAAATCTACGATTATGACTGGGCCTCCTGGGTGCACATCTGCGGGGGCTCCCTCATCCACCCCCAGTGGGTGCTGACCGCCGCCCACTGCCTCATCCGGTGAGTCCCGCTCGCTGCCGTCCAGCTCTGGGCGAATCAGGAGGTGTGGGAATCCGGGCTCCAGGCGGGGCGGAGGGGGCCGCCCTCGAAGGACCCGCCTCCGTGGCTTCTTTGCGACCCCAGGAAGGACGCCGACCCGGCAGCCTACCGCATCCATGCCGGGGACGTGTACCTCTACGGGGGGAGGACGCTGCTGAATGTGACCCGCGTCATCGTCCACCCCGACTACATCAACCCCCAACTGGGTGCGGACGTGGCCCTGCTCCAGCTGTCACACTCTGTGAAATACACGGCTAACGTCAGGCCTGTCAAGCTCCCGTCGGCCCTGCTTGAAGTCACCCCAGAGGACGAGTGCTGGGTGACCGGCTGGGGCACCGTCATGGTGCACGGTGTGTACGGGGTGGGGTTTGGGAGGGGTTCGGGGCCGCGCGAGGCATTTCCCGACCTGGCCACACGGAGAAGTCCTGGCGGGTGGGCGGCTGCAGGTTCTGGAAAGGAATCGCCTTccgacaccctccccccccccaccccgtgtgtgCCCCAACCAGGAGATCCGACCCCAGAGGCTGGAGGGTCCCTGAAGCAGAACTGAGCTCGGGACCCAACACTGTGACGAGGAAATtcatattcttagttttttttcaacTTATAGGAAGATATTGGGGGGCGGGCAGAAaccctcaaccccccccccccattttcttcCCGGTCCTTCCAACTAAAGGCAGAATCCACCTTCCGGGTGTTAGGAATTTAGAGGGAGATGGGAACCCTGCACGCTGAGGTCCCCACGGTAGCGATCTGGGCGGGAACGCAGGCTCGCGGCCGACAGCGGGGGTCACGCTCCAGCCTCCGGTCACGTCTCTCCCCCAGAGTTGCTGCCTCCGCCCTACCGCCTGCAGGAGGTGGCGGTGACCGTGGTGGAGAACGCCGTCTGTGACCAGCAGTACCACAACACCACCAGGCACCGCTTCGAGGGCAGGAAGATCATCCAGGACGACATGCTGTGTGCGGGGACCGAGGGCCGGGACTCCTGCCAGGTGAGTCCCGGCCCATCCCGGCCCCCACCCCGCGCTGGAGGCCAGCCGGGGCtcagtgctctctctccttcctcagggCGACTCCGGAGGCCCTCTGGTGTGCAAGATGACGGGTGCTTGGCACTTGGTGGGAGTGGTCAGCTGGGGCGAAAGCTGTGCCCTGAGAAACCGTCCCGGGGTCTACGCTCGCGTCCAGACGTACGTGCCCTGGATCACGCGGCACATCGGGAGGGGCGTCTGACCAGGGCCTGCTGGCCGTCCGCCCGGCTGGGCCCGGAGGAGACGCCTTCCTCCCCCCAGAGCCTGCTGCTTCGGCCTCTGCGCCCCCGTCCCCGGCCTGGGCTCCGCCTTCGCTTCTGGCCTCCTCAGTGTCCGGGACTTCCCTGACTGCTGGGGGAAGCTGCAAGAAGATGCCAGGGGGCGGGCGGGAAGTCCCTGGGGCCCAGGGTGCCTCGCTGTGCTGTGTGTCAAATTAAAGAGCTTGAGGAATGACCAGAGTGTGGTCAGTCTTTGTGGAGTGGGCCCTCCGTGGGAGCGTGTCGGCCAGCCCCGAGGTACAGGGGGCCGCGCTGGGGCTGGTGTCCGACCAGGCTTGGCAAGGGAGAGTGAGGATCTCAGGGTTGGCTCCACTCTGCGGCCACAGCCCCCAGCTCTGTCCTGCACCAGAGGCCACCATGGTCCCAACCTTGCATCcgtccctccttccatccccccATCCTTCcaaccacccatctgtccatcccacTTCCCTCGTAAGGCAAGGTCTGTTCTGGGAATTAACCAGTTGCCACGCTAAAGTGACCTGGTCATGATGCCAATATGTCCTCCCCTTTAGGGACGTGCTTGCCCATCTGGGTACCTTCAGGTGAGGGTCTTCGCTGGCTCCCCTGGGGGAGTTGGGTATGAGCTCCAGGTTGGGAGCCCCTGGTTGGGTATGAGCTCCAGGTGCTGGGCAGCAGCCGGGGAGAAATGCCCCGTAGGCagccgggggaggggctggaggctgagaaAGGAAGCCGGGAGTTGTCTCGATAGATAGAGCTGACGCTCAGACCCCGGGGAGCAAAGGGGGTGACGATGCCATAGTATTcaaggggggcaggaggaggccaaAACATGGGTGTGCTTTCCTGGGCTGCCCCAGAGCGGGCGGCCCGGCCACACTTGGGGAGTCTCCCAGGATATGCAGataccccctcccctccccccaccgcacgCTGGGTCTCCCACGAGGCACAGCCGGGTGAAGCAGGAGGCCACGGTGCCCCAGGGCCATGATGTGTGCGCGCTGCAGGGTTAGGGGGTGCCCTGAGCCCATGTGCCgggccagggtggggcagggagggcccaTTCACCTGCTGTGCaggcgggaggggggaggagggaggagctgaggggcaGGCTCCGTGGCGGGCCCCACCTGCGCCTTCTGGGCACCTGCAGCTATGGCTGTCCCCACCACTTGTGCCCCGTGGATGCTGCCCCCTGGCACTAAGTGGCCAGCTCTGGGCCGCACAGGCCACAGCAGGACCAGGGCGGCCCCAGGTGGCCTGTCTGTAGACCCACGTTTGTTTTTCCCCGTCACCCggacaggggtggggatgggtgtcccccacctccaggaagccctccccggTTCCCGGGGGGCACACTGGCTCGtctcctctgtcctccaggagTCGGGTCTTCGGGGCCGCCCCGGAGGGTCCCAGCTCGAGGCCCAGAGTGAGCCAGGAGACAGTCAGGCCCTCGTGACAGGCGACTGTGCCGGCCCACGCTGCCCACGTCCCTGCCCCCGCGCCCATCTCAGGGTCCCGTGGTCTTCACCGCAGATCAGATGGGCACAGTCCCCAGCTGCCCAGCTCAGAGCAGGCGCTTCCTCACCGTCCGTCGTGTGGCCAGGGCCCGATGACAGAGCCGATTaggggccctgggagggggctGACTTGTCTGCACCCGGCCCCGGCTTGAGACAGAAACTCTGAGGGCCACCTGTGCCCCCCACAATGTCTCTGGCGACTGTGCCGTTTCTGCCCCCTATTTGACAGGAGAGCAAACCTGAGACACAGGGAGGGGGGGTCCTGTCCCTGGGTGCCTTCCTTCCTTGGCCCCGGGGATGCCCTCCCAGCCTGCTGGGGTCTCTGGTTGCCCAGGGGACATGGGTCACGTGGGCCCACGTGGTGGCCTCCGCAGGGGGACCCCTcctccttgcccccacccccacactagCCGCTGACTCGGCTCTGGCTGCCCTCGGCCCCGACCTTTCCTGGTCTCGGCTGTGTGGGTTTGGTTTCCAGGCACACGGGaactccccgcccctgccctgcccgaGGTGCCCTTCATCTCTGATCTGCAGCTCTGGTCGTGAAGGAGCCTAGTCCTTCCTGTCTTTCCGCCCTCACCCTGTCCCCTCGGAGCCTTTCCTTGCGAGACGCGCCTCCTTCCACACCTCATCCGGCCCGAGGCCTACCCAGGCCTCAGAAAGTTCTAGAACTCATCACCCCAACAACGGACAGTGACAAACCCTGGGTGGGATGAGGGAAGGAGGACGGATttcttggttttttcttttttttatcttgacaCGTCCATATCTGCCAAGAGTTTCCAGGGGGCGGGTACTATACTTgtcataaaaataacttcaggatTCAGAAGAAGGtgcagcctccctgcccccctgtgCCGAGGTCTCACGTCACATGGCAGCTGAGGGGGTCTGATGGGCAGAGCCGGGGCCCGGTCCCCCGATGCCCCTCTGGCCCCCGCCATCGCTGGGCCCCTTCCCTGAGGGCTCGACGCTCACCAGGGGAAGGTCCCGCCTCGGTTCTTCCACGGCCCCCCCTCGATGTGAGGTCAGTTCTAGAAGGAGTAGAGCGCACGTGTGTGAACAACCGAGAAATGTTCAGTCTACAGGCACAAACACCTCCGACTGTGAAAGTGTTATGCCCAGAActtgtgatccccaaagaccaccagggagccgagtccgatgtaaaagcaaagagccttttttcgagctagctcgagctcaatcccttACCGATgagtgagataccggggagagagagtgactttcaaaaggacaaaggttttactGGGGCCTAGGGGCccttggtgaggtaatggctgtggccccagccggttggctggggaagggtccgagtcctgttaggcaggtgtgcccgaggttactcaaggggaggaggcgtggtcaacaagatggagttggctggcgtaggcccgccctttcattccccccttgtcatgtagcttagggacccaatcatgggaccggctgcatttatggtgacaaggggaacaGGGTTTGGAGGTTTATGCAAAGTTCTGGGAAGCAAGTGTCCTtggggtggctctgggaggtctGATTAAGTACTGTCCCCGAGCTGGTGTCTATGAGCTGCCAGGTGATGTGTTGGGGGCGTGGGGACTCCCAGCAGCATGAGCAATGACATACAGAGTTAATAGAGTTACGAATATTTGGTGGGTGAGCTTGAGTGGGTTGTGTTGGTCCTGAGTGATGGCTCATCGCGTGACA is drawn from Leopardus geoffroyi isolate Oge1 chromosome E3, O.geoffroyi_Oge1_pat1.0, whole genome shotgun sequence and contains these coding sequences:
- the LOC123589056 gene encoding serine protease 29-like, which translates into the protein MDKGPQGPPEQRPVEPGKMLWLLLLTPFFSGTCVAGSPASLPENELVGIVGGHNAPQGKWPWQVSLKIYDYDWASWVHICGGSLIHPQWVLTAAHCLIRKDADPAAYRIHAGDVYLYGGRTLLNVTRVIVHPDYINPQLGADVALLQLSHSVKYTANVRPVKLPSALLEVTPEDECWVTGWGTVMVHELLPPPYRLQEVAVTVVENAVCDQQYHNTTRHRFEGRKIIQDDMLCAGTEGRDSCQGDSGGPLVCKMTGAWHLVGVVSWGESCALRNRPGVYARVQTYVPWITRHIGRGV